One window of Trinickia caryophylli genomic DNA carries:
- a CDS encoding efflux transporter outer membrane subunit, protein MSHRIPMPRRAPAAATAALVLSLLAGCAVGPDYQRPSAAVPASYKEAPPGWKVAQPADRADRGPWWSIYEDARLDALMTKLDTANQSVAQFAAAYRQAHALVAEARAAYFPTLGLSGSATRSGQRLSSSSGSSTFGSTTSRVSNSFSTSLDASWEPDLWGKVSRTVSAERAAEQGAAADLANARLSAQATLAQTYFQLRALDSMQKLLDDTVKAFEEALRLTQNQYAQGVAARADVIQAQTQLQSAQATAIDNGVARAQDEHAIAVLVGEPASTFSIPPTPLEAEPPEVPLELPTALLERRPDIASAERKTAAANEQIGVAIAAYFPSLTLSAQGGFQSSVLSNLLQLPSRFWSVGPSLAATLFDAGLRRAQTEAARAAYDQQVATYRQTVLTAFQEVEDNLASQRILAREIIVQREAVASAKQALAIVTNQYKAGTVGYVSVLTAQTTAFSAEQKLATLAGQRMVSSVGLVKALGGGWSVAAGAADTASATGVAAGSAAR, encoded by the coding sequence ATGTCTCACCGAATCCCGATGCCGCGCCGCGCGCCGGCTGCCGCCACCGCCGCGCTCGTGCTGAGCCTTCTCGCCGGCTGCGCGGTCGGCCCGGACTACCAGCGCCCCAGTGCCGCCGTGCCCGCGTCCTACAAGGAAGCGCCGCCCGGATGGAAGGTAGCCCAGCCGGCCGATCGCGCCGATCGCGGCCCGTGGTGGTCGATCTACGAGGACGCACGGCTCGACGCGCTGATGACGAAGCTCGATACGGCCAACCAGTCGGTCGCCCAGTTCGCCGCGGCCTATCGGCAGGCGCATGCCCTCGTGGCCGAAGCGCGCGCCGCCTATTTCCCCACGCTCGGTCTGTCCGGCAGCGCCACGCGTTCGGGCCAGCGCCTGTCGAGCTCGTCGGGTTCGAGCACGTTCGGCAGCACGACGTCGCGCGTATCGAATTCGTTCAGCACGTCGCTCGACGCATCGTGGGAGCCCGACCTCTGGGGCAAGGTGAGCCGCACCGTCAGCGCCGAGCGCGCGGCGGAGCAGGGTGCAGCGGCCGATCTCGCGAATGCGCGCCTGTCGGCGCAGGCCACGCTCGCACAAACCTACTTCCAGCTGCGCGCGCTCGATTCGATGCAAAAACTGCTGGACGACACGGTCAAAGCGTTCGAGGAGGCACTCCGGCTCACGCAGAACCAATACGCGCAAGGCGTGGCCGCGCGAGCGGACGTGATCCAGGCACAAACGCAGCTCCAATCGGCTCAGGCCACGGCCATCGACAACGGCGTGGCGCGCGCGCAGGACGAGCATGCGATTGCCGTGCTCGTCGGGGAACCGGCATCCACCTTTTCGATCCCACCCACGCCGCTCGAAGCCGAGCCCCCCGAAGTGCCGCTCGAGCTGCCCACCGCGCTCCTCGAGCGCCGGCCCGATATTGCGTCGGCCGAGCGCAAGACGGCCGCCGCCAACGAGCAGATCGGCGTGGCGATCGCCGCCTATTTCCCGTCGCTCACGCTCTCCGCACAAGGCGGCTTCCAAAGCTCCGTCCTTTCGAATCTGCTCCAGTTGCCGTCGCGCTTCTGGTCCGTCGGACCGTCGCTTGCGGCAACGCTTTTCGATGCCGGCCTGCGCCGCGCGCAGACCGAGGCCGCGCGTGCGGCCTACGATCAGCAGGTTGCCACCTACCGGCAGACGGTTCTCACGGCGTTCCAGGAAGTCGAAGACAATCTCGCGTCGCAGCGCATCCTGGCGCGCGAGATCATTGTGCAGCGCGAAGCCGTGGCCTCGGCGAAGCAGGCACTCGCTATCGTCACGAACCAATACAAGGCAGGCACCGTCGGCTACGTCAGCGTGCTCACCGCGCAAACCACCGCGTTCTCGGCCGAGCAAAAACTGGCAACGCTGGCGGGGCAGCGCATGGTGTCGTCGGTCGGGCTCGTGAAAGCGCTCGGCGGCGGGTGGAGCGTGGCCGCCGGCGCGGCCGACACCGCCTCGGCCACGGGCGTGGCGGCAGGCTCGGCCGCGCGCTGA
- a CDS encoding DHA2 family efflux MFS transporter permease subunit, producing MTEAASTTNPQHAPGDSPPAPLQGARLALLTVGLAFGTFMEVLDTSIANVAVPTISGSLGVATTDGTWVISSYSVAAAIAVPLTGWLARRVGEVRLFTFSVLAFTIASALCGLAANFESLIAFRLLQGLVSGPMVPLSQTILMRSYPLQKRGLALGLWAMTVIVAPIFGPVMGGWITDNYTWPWIFYINLPIGMLSAASAYFLLRGHETATATQRIDAVGLALLIVGVGSLQMMLDLGKDRDWFGSTFIVTLALIATVALTFLLAWELTERTPIVDLTLFSNRNFALGALIIFFGFMAFFGSVVIFPLWLQTVMGYTAGLAGLATAPVGLLALVLSPIIGRNLHRLDLRMVASFAFIVFAGVSLWNATFTLDVPFGHVILPRIVQGIGVACFFVPMTTITLSSIPDERLASASGLSNFLRTLAGAIGTAISTTYWENDAIYHHAVLTESVSTYSQSTQAYNDALGTLGLAGDLARAQINQLVTQQGYMMATNDFFRISCVAFAVLAVAVWTTKPRRGAGAAMGH from the coding sequence ATGACAGAAGCGGCATCGACGACGAACCCACAGCATGCGCCGGGTGATTCGCCACCGGCCCCGCTGCAGGGTGCGCGGCTCGCGTTGCTGACCGTCGGGCTGGCGTTCGGCACGTTCATGGAGGTGCTCGACACCTCGATCGCCAACGTGGCCGTGCCGACGATTTCGGGCAGCCTCGGCGTGGCGACGACCGACGGTACCTGGGTCATTTCGTCCTACTCGGTCGCGGCCGCCATTGCCGTGCCGCTCACGGGCTGGCTGGCCCGGCGCGTCGGCGAGGTGCGCCTCTTCACCTTCTCCGTGCTCGCGTTCACGATTGCATCGGCGCTGTGCGGACTGGCCGCGAACTTCGAATCGCTGATCGCGTTCCGCCTCCTGCAGGGGCTCGTGTCGGGCCCGATGGTTCCGCTCTCGCAGACGATCCTCATGCGCAGCTACCCGCTGCAAAAGCGCGGGCTCGCATTGGGCCTGTGGGCGATGACCGTGATCGTCGCGCCGATCTTCGGCCCCGTCATGGGCGGCTGGATCACGGACAACTATACGTGGCCGTGGATCTTTTACATCAATCTGCCGATCGGGATGCTCTCCGCGGCGTCGGCTTATTTCCTGCTGCGTGGACACGAGACCGCCACGGCGACACAGCGCATCGACGCCGTCGGCCTCGCGCTTCTGATCGTGGGTGTGGGAAGCCTGCAGATGATGCTCGACCTCGGCAAGGACCGCGACTGGTTCGGCTCGACGTTCATCGTCACGCTCGCCCTGATCGCAACCGTCGCGCTGACGTTCCTGCTCGCATGGGAGCTGACGGAGCGCACGCCCATCGTCGATCTGACGCTCTTCTCGAACCGCAACTTCGCGCTCGGCGCGCTCATCATCTTCTTCGGCTTCATGGCCTTTTTCGGCTCGGTCGTGATCTTCCCGCTCTGGCTGCAGACCGTCATGGGCTATACCGCGGGGCTCGCAGGTCTGGCGACGGCACCGGTCGGCCTGCTCGCGCTCGTGTTGTCGCCGATCATCGGCCGCAATCTGCACCGGCTCGATTTGCGGATGGTGGCGAGCTTCGCGTTCATCGTCTTCGCCGGCGTGTCGCTCTGGAATGCGACGTTCACGCTCGACGTGCCGTTCGGCCATGTCATCCTGCCGCGCATCGTTCAGGGTATCGGCGTGGCCTGCTTCTTCGTGCCGATGACGACGATCACGCTATCGAGCATTCCAGACGAGCGGCTTGCCAGCGCGTCGGGCCTCTCGAATTTTCTGCGCACGCTCGCCGGTGCGATCGGCACGGCCATCAGCACGACGTACTGGGAAAACGACGCGATTTACCACCACGCGGTGTTGACGGAATCGGTGAGCACCTACTCCCAGAGCACGCAGGCTTACAACGACGCGCTTGGCACGCTCGGGCTCGCCGGCGATCTGGCTCGTGCGCAAATCAATCAGTTGGTGACGCAGCAGGGATACATGATGGCGACGAACGATTTCTTCCGGATTTCGTGCGTCGCATTCGCCGTGCTCGCCGTCGCCGTCTGGACCACCAAGCCGCGGCGCGGCGCCGGGGCGGCGATGGGGCATTGA
- the gshA gene encoding glutamate--cysteine ligase, whose translation MSDNQSSLHTETFAQRLSVLTSSAAGDVLARGLRGIEKESLRVTPDGSLAMTPHPRALGSALTHPSLTTDYSEALLELITPAEHESAQTLARLDELHRFVYAALGDELLWTDSMPGLLPEDDEIPIAEYGTSNIGRLKHVYRHGLALRYGRTMQCIAGIHYNYSLNEEAWRLVHAAEPSAATAVDFQSARYFGLIRNFRRTSWLLMYLFGASPVIDARFLRGRPHALEAFDATTLYRPYATSLRMSDLGYSNTTAQAALRPDYDTLAGYLDALSRAVSEPYAPYEKIGTHRNGEWVQINTNVLQIENEFYSTIRPKRVARSGERPLHALSTRGVQYVEVRCLDIDPFEPSGISLETARFLDAYLLVCALDNSPPMPAEAHAEANANFGRVTLEGRKPGLALTREGRDVPLAQWAEELLAKTRVAAQALDALAGGDAHVRAVDAQRAKLADPESTPSARVLRTMRERGQGFLEFGLAQSRSHAAYFRAHPLDAEAASAALELAARSLEEQAQLERSEEPGSFDAFVTAFRGYTLDRFSV comes from the coding sequence ATGTCAGATAACCAATCATCCCTTCATACCGAGACATTCGCACAGCGTTTGTCCGTGCTCACGTCGTCCGCGGCAGGCGATGTGCTCGCGCGCGGCCTGCGAGGCATCGAAAAGGAAAGTCTGCGCGTGACGCCCGACGGTTCGCTCGCAATGACGCCGCACCCGCGTGCGCTCGGCTCGGCGCTCACGCATCCGTCGTTGACCACCGACTATTCAGAGGCGCTGCTCGAGCTCATCACACCGGCCGAACACGAGAGCGCGCAAACGCTCGCGCGGCTCGACGAACTGCATCGCTTCGTTTATGCCGCGCTCGGCGACGAGCTGCTGTGGACCGATTCGATGCCGGGCCTGTTGCCCGAAGACGACGAGATTCCGATTGCCGAATACGGCACCTCGAACATCGGCCGTCTCAAGCATGTCTACCGCCACGGCCTGGCGCTGCGTTACGGGCGGACCATGCAATGCATCGCCGGCATCCATTACAACTACTCGCTGAACGAAGAAGCGTGGCGGCTCGTTCATGCCGCGGAGCCGTCCGCCGCGACGGCCGTGGATTTTCAGTCGGCGCGCTACTTCGGCCTGATCCGCAACTTCCGGCGCACGAGCTGGCTGCTCATGTACCTGTTCGGCGCGTCGCCCGTGATCGATGCGCGTTTCTTGCGCGGCCGCCCGCACGCGCTCGAGGCATTCGACGCAACAACGCTTTACCGGCCTTATGCGACGAGCCTGCGCATGAGCGATCTCGGCTACTCGAATACGACGGCGCAGGCCGCATTGCGACCCGACTACGATACGCTCGCCGGTTATCTCGACGCCCTCTCGCGCGCGGTCAGCGAGCCGTACGCGCCCTATGAAAAAATCGGTACGCACCGCAACGGCGAGTGGGTGCAGATCAACACGAACGTTTTGCAGATCGAAAACGAGTTTTACTCGACCATCCGGCCGAAGCGTGTCGCGCGCTCGGGCGAGCGCCCGCTGCACGCGCTCTCGACGCGCGGCGTCCAGTACGTCGAAGTGCGCTGCCTCGACATCGACCCATTCGAGCCATCCGGCATTTCGCTCGAGACGGCGCGCTTTCTCGATGCGTACCTGCTCGTGTGCGCACTCGACAACAGCCCGCCAATGCCGGCCGAGGCCCATGCCGAGGCGAATGCGAATTTCGGCCGCGTTACGCTCGAAGGCCGCAAGCCGGGCCTCGCGCTGACGCGCGAAGGCCGCGACGTGCCACTCGCGCAGTGGGCCGAGGAACTGCTCGCCAAGACCCGCGTGGCCGCGCAGGCACTCGACGCGTTGGCGGGGGGCGACGCTCACGTGCGCGCCGTCGATGCGCAACGGGCGAAGCTCGCCGATCCCGAGTCCACCCCATCGGCCCGAGTCTTGCGCACGATGCGAGAGCGCGGGCAGGGCTTCCTCGAATTCGGCCTCGCGCAGAGCCGGTCCCACGCCGCGTACTTTCGCGCGCACCCGCTCGATGCCGAGGCGGCGAGCGCCGCGCTCGAGCTGGCCGCCCGGTCGCTCGAGGAGCAGGCACAGCTCGAACGCAGCGAGGAACCCGGCTCGTTCGATGCCTTCGTCACGGCATTTCGCGGCTACACGCTCGATCGCTTCAGCGTCTGA
- a CDS encoding DNA-3-methyladenine glycosylase family protein, with protein MSTTARFELPFKAPYDWARVLRFLAGRATPGVECVEQGAYRRAIDWQGASGTLAVARHPRRRCLVVTVDGAVARHAEALAPHLTLFFDVGADAARIGAHLARDPWLAPLVERAPGLRVPGAWSAFELVVRAIVGQQVSVKAATTLIGRLVTRAGARIEEHLDPATAWRFPTPAELAQADLSQIGMPGKRVAALQGMAHAVASGAVPIDRGAATTGDAQTLATLREALLALPGIGPWTVEYIAMRAWRDADAWPSSDLVLMQSIVARDAALVRPAAQRARTEPWRPWRAYAAMHLWNAVADQANGARGG; from the coding sequence TTGAGCACGACCGCACGATTCGAGCTGCCGTTCAAGGCACCCTACGACTGGGCGCGGGTATTGCGCTTTCTCGCCGGCCGCGCAACGCCCGGCGTCGAATGCGTCGAGCAAGGCGCCTACCGCCGCGCCATCGACTGGCAGGGCGCGAGCGGCACGCTCGCCGTCGCACGGCATCCACGCAGGCGCTGCCTCGTCGTTACGGTCGACGGCGCCGTCGCACGGCATGCCGAGGCCCTCGCGCCACATCTGACCCTATTCTTCGACGTCGGCGCGGACGCTGCCCGCATCGGCGCTCATCTCGCGCGCGACCCATGGCTTGCGCCGCTCGTGGAACGCGCGCCGGGCCTGCGTGTGCCGGGCGCATGGTCCGCATTCGAACTCGTCGTGCGCGCCATCGTGGGCCAGCAAGTGAGCGTCAAAGCGGCGACGACGCTGATCGGCCGCCTCGTGACGCGTGCCGGCGCACGCATCGAGGAGCACCTCGATCCCGCCACCGCCTGGCGGTTTCCCACGCCGGCCGAGCTGGCGCAAGCCGACCTTTCGCAAATCGGCATGCCGGGCAAGCGTGTGGCCGCCTTGCAAGGCATGGCACACGCGGTCGCCTCGGGCGCCGTGCCGATCGACCGCGGTGCGGCGACGACCGGCGACGCCCAGACACTCGCGACCTTGCGCGAGGCATTGCTCGCGCTGCCCGGCATCGGCCCGTGGACAGTGGAGTACATCGCGATGCGGGCGTGGCGCGACGCGGACGCGTGGCCGTCGAGCGACCTCGTTCTGATGCAGTCGATCGTCGCGCGCGATGCCGCACTCGTGCGCCCGGCCGCGCAACGCGCGCGCACCGAGCCCTGGCGCCCCTGGCGTGCTTACGCCGCAATGCATCTGTGGAATGCCGTGGCCGACCAGGCGAACGGCGCGCGCGGAGGATAG
- the ada gene encoding bifunctional DNA-binding transcriptional regulator/O6-methylguanine-DNA methyltransferase Ada, with translation MSSAYTTDEARWQAVRAHDAQADGTFFYAVVTTGIFCRPSCSSRQPRRENVRFFDTLDQARTAGFRDCKRCRPDSLPRDLAIVERARAALDAEPHARMTLAQLSDAVHVSAFHLQRLFTRVMGVSPRQYQAARRGAALRDALQRGERVTRAAVDAGFGSPSRLYENVASELGMTPSVYRDKGAGSTVRFACAPTALGQVLVAATNTGICRIAFGDDAATLVAELRGALAKAELREDTAHIAPFIAQIEAYLDGSRQQFDLPLDIPATAFRQRVWDALRRIPYGETRSYTDIAAALGTPRAVRAVASACASNPVALAIPCHRVVQKGGALAGYRWGLPRKAALLAAESRHSGTASPRTTAGETSGESETRGRGTSRQRDKHAQLDDA, from the coding sequence ATGTCTTCCGCCTATACCACCGACGAAGCGCGCTGGCAGGCCGTTCGCGCTCACGACGCGCAGGCCGACGGCACCTTCTTTTACGCCGTGGTGACGACTGGCATCTTTTGCCGGCCGTCCTGCTCGTCGCGCCAACCCCGGCGCGAGAACGTCCGCTTTTTCGACACGCTGGATCAGGCGCGCACGGCCGGGTTTCGCGACTGCAAGCGCTGCCGCCCGGACAGCCTGCCACGCGATCTGGCCATCGTCGAGCGCGCCCGCGCGGCCCTCGACGCCGAGCCGCATGCCCGCATGACGCTCGCGCAGTTGAGCGACGCCGTGCACGTGAGCGCCTTTCATTTGCAGCGTCTTTTCACGCGCGTCATGGGCGTTTCGCCGCGGCAGTACCAAGCTGCCCGGCGCGGCGCGGCATTGCGCGACGCGCTGCAACGGGGCGAGCGGGTGACGCGCGCGGCCGTCGATGCCGGCTTCGGCTCGCCGTCGCGGCTTTACGAGAATGTCGCGAGCGAGCTCGGCATGACGCCGTCGGTCTACCGCGACAAGGGAGCCGGCTCGACCGTGCGCTTCGCCTGCGCCCCCACGGCACTCGGGCAGGTGCTGGTTGCCGCCACGAACACGGGCATCTGCCGCATCGCGTTCGGCGACGACGCGGCCACGCTCGTGGCCGAATTGCGTGGAGCACTCGCGAAGGCCGAGTTGCGCGAGGATACCGCGCACATCGCACCGTTCATCGCCCAGATCGAGGCTTACCTCGACGGGTCGCGCCAGCAGTTCGACTTGCCGCTCGACATCCCCGCCACGGCGTTTCGTCAACGTGTATGGGATGCGCTGCGGCGCATCCCCTATGGCGAGACGCGCAGCTATACCGACATTGCCGCCGCGCTCGGCACGCCGCGCGCGGTACGGGCAGTAGCCAGTGCCTGCGCATCGAACCCGGTCGCGCTTGCGATCCCGTGCCACCGGGTCGTACAAAAGGGCGGCGCGCTCGCGGGTTATCGCTGGGGGCTGCCGCGCAAGGCCGCGCTGCTGGCCGCCGAGTCCCGCCACAGCGGAACGGCTTCGCCGCGGACAACGGCCGGCGAAACATCGGGGGAAAGCGAAACCCGGGGCCGCGGTACAAGCCGCCAGCGCGACAAACACGCTCAACTGGACGACGCTTGA
- a CDS encoding VOC family protein has product MKPVIRDIDHVVIRTTDPTALKRFYCDVLGCVPEREQPELGLVQLRAGRALIDLLAVGGPLDRADSGLPGAGRNMDHLCLRIEQYDAQALSSYLTERGVRLGEEGRRYGADGFGRSLYLFDPEGNMVELKGPPEEPAQTSVPG; this is encoded by the coding sequence ATGAAACCGGTCATTCGCGACATCGATCATGTCGTCATTCGCACGACGGACCCCACCGCCTTGAAACGCTTTTATTGCGACGTGCTCGGTTGCGTGCCCGAACGGGAGCAGCCCGAGCTGGGGCTCGTCCAGCTGCGGGCCGGTCGTGCGCTGATCGACCTTCTGGCCGTGGGCGGACCGCTCGATCGCGCCGATAGCGGCCTGCCCGGAGCGGGCCGCAACATGGACCACCTCTGCTTGCGGATCGAGCAGTACGACGCTCAGGCGCTGTCGAGCTACCTCACGGAGCGTGGCGTGCGCCTCGGCGAAGAGGGGCGACGCTATGGCGCGGACGGGTTCGGGCGATCGCTCTATCTCTTCGACCCCGAAGGCAACATGGTGGAGTTGAAAGGGCCGCCGGAGGAGCCAGCGCAGACATCGGTACCGGGCTGA
- a CDS encoding YaeQ family protein has translation MALKSTIYKADLQIADMDRHYYADHSLTLARHPSETDERMMVRLLAFALNAGERLEFCKGLSDTDEPDLWQKDLTGAIETWIEVGQPDERRLSKACGRAARVIVIAYGGRTSALWWEGVRGKAERLRNLTVWTLAEGTGSALAALAERTMRLQVTVQDGAAWVGGGEAEPVAVEWTVLKGNGAA, from the coding sequence ATGGCTCTCAAATCGACGATCTACAAAGCGGATCTCCAAATCGCCGACATGGACCGGCACTATTACGCCGACCATTCGCTGACCCTCGCTCGTCACCCGTCCGAGACGGACGAGCGCATGATGGTTCGCCTGCTCGCGTTCGCACTCAACGCCGGCGAGCGACTCGAGTTCTGCAAGGGGCTTTCCGACACCGACGAGCCCGATCTTTGGCAAAAGGACCTCACCGGCGCGATCGAAACCTGGATCGAGGTGGGCCAGCCCGACGAGCGGCGGCTGTCGAAAGCATGCGGGCGCGCCGCCCGCGTCATCGTGATCGCATACGGCGGCCGGACGTCGGCGCTCTGGTGGGAGGGCGTGCGCGGCAAGGCGGAACGGCTGCGCAACCTCACCGTTTGGACGCTCGCCGAGGGTACCGGCAGCGCGCTCGCGGCGCTCGCCGAACGCACGATGCGGCTGCAGGTCACGGTGCAGGACGGCGCCGCGTGGGTCGGCGGCGGCGAGGCGGAACCCGTCGCAGTGGAGTGGACGGTGCTCAAAGGCAACGGGGCGGCTTGA
- the sap1 gene encoding surface attachment protein Sap1 encodes MRKQVAMLAALAVVAVASSVAQAQDTVLRPQQTVQFVSGAYGCLSKDKFDAAYQHHQNGEQQKMQQFFAGYECLSTPEHSDFRVVRVVGHDVEFVNAGNGDTQGLWTNDRFIKQ; translated from the coding sequence ATGAGGAAACAAGTCGCGATGTTGGCGGCATTGGCCGTCGTTGCAGTGGCATCTTCGGTCGCTCAGGCGCAAGACACCGTACTTCGGCCCCAGCAGACCGTTCAATTCGTTTCCGGCGCCTACGGCTGTCTCAGCAAGGACAAGTTCGACGCCGCCTATCAGCACCATCAGAACGGCGAACAGCAAAAGATGCAGCAGTTTTTCGCCGGCTACGAGTGCCTGTCCACACCTGAGCATTCCGACTTCCGCGTGGTGCGCGTCGTTGGCCACGACGTCGAGTTCGTGAATGCGGGAAACGGCGACACGCAAGGCCTGTGGACGAACGACCGCTTCATTAAACAGTAA
- a CDS encoding LysE family translocator, which produces MSFAQWLPFAIASAIVIVIPGPTVLLVVSYALGHGRRYALATTAGVALGDLTSMTASMLGLGAVLAASATLFTALKWVGAAYLVYLGIKLWRAPVREPQAPDVSETRTRKVVAHAYAVTTLNPKSIVFFVAFVPQFMNPHAPIWPQAVILEATFIVLASLNAFGYAVLASSARRAIRSRPVQRAVNRVGGTALVGAGVLAVSWKSANN; this is translated from the coding sequence ATGTCCTTTGCTCAGTGGCTGCCGTTTGCGATCGCATCGGCCATCGTTATCGTCATTCCCGGGCCCACCGTCCTGCTCGTCGTCTCCTATGCGCTCGGGCACGGGCGGCGATATGCGTTGGCCACTACCGCCGGCGTCGCGCTCGGCGACCTCACGTCGATGACGGCGTCGATGCTTGGCCTCGGGGCCGTTCTCGCGGCCTCGGCAACGCTCTTCACGGCGCTCAAGTGGGTGGGCGCCGCCTATCTCGTCTATCTGGGCATCAAGCTCTGGCGCGCGCCGGTGAGGGAACCGCAGGCCCCGGACGTCTCGGAAACGCGTACGCGCAAGGTCGTCGCGCATGCCTACGCGGTCACGACGCTCAATCCGAAGAGCATCGTGTTCTTCGTCGCCTTCGTGCCGCAGTTCATGAATCCGCACGCACCAATCTGGCCGCAGGCGGTCATCCTGGAGGCGACCTTCATCGTCCTGGCCTCGCTCAATGCATTCGGCTATGCCGTGCTCGCCTCGAGCGCGCGCCGCGCCATCCGCAGCCGCCCGGTGCAGCGGGCCGTCAACCGGGTCGGAGGCACGGCGCTCGTGGGTGCCGGCGTGCTCGCCGTAAGCTGGAAGTCGGCGAACAACTGA
- a CDS encoding methyl-accepting chemotaxis protein, translating into MNLSHMKVASRLGIGFGLVSCLLIIVTGFALMRMAQLESSMIDITDVNAVEAGLASRLDQTISNRALALRNIILLDADQQDEVAIETKRFASETKVYDESIAKLATMFQRTETMPEEHTLLEQVRQQGELSLPLMTKAQELALSGQKQAAYHLLRFELRPVQAKWWGAVRQLREFERKQNDAETAEAKEMYSMSRTLIIGLATLALVLSIVSALLITRGILKQLGGEPADAADAANRVATGDLTVEVVARDGDRTSLMHAMKTMRESLVDIVGQVHRSTGAIATAANQIASGNLDLSSRTEQQAASLEETAASMEELTATVRRNSEHARQANELASSASGVSERAGSVVSEVVRTMGSINDASQKIVEIIGVIDGIAFQTNILALNAAVEAARAGEQGRGFAVVASEVRSLAQRSATAAKEIKALIGGSVEQVEIGNKLVQEAGATMSEVVDSVKRVTLIMGEIMGASEEQAQGIEQINQALTQMDQVTQQNAALVEEAAAAAESMREQTASLVQAVGVFRLAQKFDVAPVRAMAPARRGAVPRLAEPALGKPLLTHDAQPA; encoded by the coding sequence ATGAATCTATCCCATATGAAGGTGGCGAGCCGGCTTGGAATCGGTTTTGGCCTCGTCTCCTGTCTGCTGATCATCGTCACCGGCTTCGCGCTCATGCGCATGGCGCAGCTCGAATCGTCGATGATCGACATCACCGATGTGAACGCCGTCGAGGCAGGCCTTGCGAGCCGCCTCGATCAGACGATCTCCAATCGCGCGCTCGCCCTGCGCAACATCATCCTGCTCGATGCCGACCAGCAGGACGAAGTCGCGATCGAGACGAAGCGCTTTGCCAGCGAAACCAAGGTCTATGACGAATCGATCGCAAAACTCGCCACGATGTTCCAACGCACGGAGACGATGCCCGAGGAGCACACGTTGCTCGAGCAGGTTCGTCAGCAAGGCGAGCTTTCCCTGCCGCTCATGACGAAGGCGCAGGAACTCGCGCTCTCGGGGCAGAAACAAGCCGCCTATCATCTGCTGCGCTTCGAGCTGCGTCCCGTGCAGGCGAAATGGTGGGGCGCGGTGCGTCAGCTTCGTGAATTCGAGCGCAAGCAGAACGACGCCGAAACCGCCGAGGCCAAGGAGATGTACTCGATGAGCCGCACGCTGATCATCGGCCTGGCCACGCTTGCGCTCGTGCTGAGCATCGTTTCGGCTCTGCTCATCACCCGCGGTATTCTCAAGCAGCTCGGCGGCGAACCCGCCGATGCGGCCGATGCCGCGAATCGCGTCGCCACGGGCGATCTGACCGTCGAAGTCGTCGCCCGCGACGGCGACCGTACGAGCCTCATGCATGCGATGAAGACGATGCGCGAAAGCCTCGTCGACATCGTCGGCCAGGTGCATCGCAGCACCGGCGCCATTGCCACGGCCGCCAACCAGATCGCCAGCGGCAATCTCGACTTGTCGTCGCGCACGGAGCAGCAGGCCGCCTCGCTCGAGGAAACGGCGGCCTCGATGGAGGAGCTCACGGCCACGGTGCGTCGCAATTCCGAGCATGCGCGCCAGGCTAACGAGCTTGCCTCCTCCGCCTCGGGCGTCTCCGAGCGCGCGGGCTCGGTGGTGTCGGAAGTCGTGCGCACGATGGGCTCGATCAACGATGCCTCGCAAAAGATCGTCGAGATCATCGGCGTGATCGACGGCATCGCCTTCCAGACCAACATTCTCGCGCTGAATGCGGCCGTCGAGGCGGCGCGCGCCGGCGAGCAAGGCCGCGGGTTCGCCGTCGTGGCGAGCGAAGTGCGCTCCCTCGCGCAGCGCTCCGCGACCGCGGCCAAGGAAATCAAGGCGCTCATCGGCGGCTCCGTGGAACAGGTCGAAATCGGCAACAAGCTCGTGCAGGAAGCCGGCGCGACCATGAGCGAAGTCGTGGACAGCGTCAAGCGCGTGACGCTCATCATGGGCGAGATCATGGGCGCGAGCGAAGAGCAGGCGCAAGGCATCGAGCAGATCAATCAGGCGCTCACGCAAATGGATCAGGTGACTCAGCAAAACGCCGCGCTCGTCGAAGAAGCGGCAGCGGCGGCCGAGTCCATGCGCGAGCAGACGGCCTCTCTCGTGCAAGCGGTCGGCGTATTCCGCCTCGCTCAGAAGTTCGACGTCGCGCCGGTTCGCGCGATGGCGCCCGCGCGCCGCGGCGCGGTGCCCCGGCTCGCCGAGCCGGCCCTCGGCAAGCCGCTGCTGACGCACGACGCTCAGCCCGCATAA